The Citrifermentans bemidjiense Bem genome window below encodes:
- a CDS encoding DsbA family oxidoreductase codes for MSNVIEIVEFTDPVCTWCWGSEPVLHKLETRYGEQVKVSFIMAGLVKDITAFYDSYNDIGGDPVRSNRQIAKHWLEASQRHGMPVKIDGFGLFSRERVSSYPLNIAYKAAQIQDQTMANRFLRRIREASAAEAKLTNTTEVLVELASEVGLDVARFVEDFSSGAAQEAFEQDLATTERYNARGFPTFLVRFAGKETLLRGYRRYEDFKAVIGLMTEETIIERPTPASEEAIFAFIRRYGSVAPVEIATTFDLTGGELASTLASLVLKQTIVCREAGNGYFVSPKISSAACDTATGICKAV; via the coding sequence ATGAGCAACGTGATCGAAATCGTCGAATTCACCGATCCGGTTTGCACCTGGTGCTGGGGCAGCGAGCCTGTTCTGCATAAGCTGGAAACTAGATATGGCGAACAGGTAAAAGTCAGTTTTATCATGGCAGGTTTGGTTAAGGACATCACGGCGTTTTACGACAGCTACAACGACATCGGAGGAGACCCGGTCCGCTCCAATAGGCAAATCGCAAAGCATTGGCTTGAAGCTTCCCAGCGTCACGGAATGCCTGTAAAAATCGATGGATTCGGGTTGTTTTCTCGGGAGCGGGTGTCTTCGTACCCGTTGAATATCGCTTACAAAGCAGCACAAATACAAGATCAAACCATGGCCAACAGATTTCTTAGGCGCATTCGTGAAGCATCTGCTGCCGAGGCGAAGTTGACAAATACGACCGAGGTATTGGTAGAATTGGCCTCCGAAGTAGGTCTGGATGTCGCCCGCTTTGTGGAGGATTTTTCCAGCGGAGCCGCCCAGGAGGCTTTCGAGCAGGATCTCGCGACAACGGAACGATATAATGCCCGAGGTTTTCCCACTTTTCTCGTGCGATTTGCTGGAAAGGAGACTCTTCTACGTGGATACAGGAGGTATGAAGATTTCAAGGCTGTGATTGGACTGATGACAGAAGAAACAATTATTGAGCGGCCGACTCCCGCCAGCGAAGAGGCAATCTTTGCCTTTATACGAAGATACGGCTCAGTCGCACCCGTCGAAATCGCAACGACCTTCGACCTGACTGGTGGAGAATTGGCATCCACGCTGGCTTCGCTTGTGCTCAAACAGACAATCGTGTGCCGTGAAGCGGGAAATGGATATTTTGTATCCCCCAAAATTAGTTCAGCGGCTTGCGATACTGCAACCGGCATCTGCAAGGCAGTTTGA
- a CDS encoding isochorismatase family protein, producing the protein MKTEKFTATNAAMLLIDHQVGTLSWCCNIPQELIKNNTRALARAAKALDMPLILTSSMEEYTQGPLLKDLEEIAPEEYARRVKRFGVVNAWDDPNYKAAVMATGRRNLIIAGLTNDVCIVYPAISAVEEGFSVQVVVDAGGSPTQIADETALRRMERAGVTLTSTNQLIAELAGSWTNEGGSKLIQILFEEVLVHLGKPSA; encoded by the coding sequence ATGAAAACCGAAAAATTCACAGCGACAAACGCAGCCATGCTTCTCATCGATCATCAAGTCGGAACCCTAAGTTGGTGCTGCAACATCCCTCAAGAATTGATCAAAAATAACACACGTGCGCTGGCTCGCGCAGCGAAGGCGCTGGATATGCCTCTGATTCTCACAAGCAGCATGGAAGAATACACACAGGGGCCCCTACTCAAGGATTTGGAAGAGATCGCACCGGAAGAGTACGCTCGCCGGGTGAAGCGGTTCGGGGTAGTGAACGCTTGGGATGATCCCAACTACAAGGCGGCTGTCATGGCAACCGGACGGCGGAATCTCATCATCGCGGGTCTCACTAACGATGTTTGCATCGTTTACCCGGCGATAAGCGCAGTAGAGGAAGGCTTCAGCGTGCAGGTAGTAGTCGATGCCGGCGGTTCTCCGACCCAGATCGCAGATGAAACCGCCTTGAGGCGCATGGAGCGTGCGGGGGTGACTCTCACGTCGACCAATCAGCTCATCGCCGAGCTGGCGGGCTCGTGGACAAACGAAGGCGGCTCCAAACTGATCCAGATATTGTTCGAAGAAGTGTTGGTACACCTCGGCAAACCGTCTGCCTAA
- a CDS encoding DUF190 domain-containing protein: MYGYQLTFFTQQDRTHKNRCLGEWLIEEALCMGIKGATMFTAAEGFGRERKLHFVGYFDVSDQPIEVSMAVSEEAASIFLEHLKQEGIDVFYIKSPIEFGTTGNR, translated from the coding sequence ATGTATGGGTACCAGTTGACATTTTTTACCCAGCAGGATCGAACACATAAGAATCGGTGTCTGGGGGAATGGCTCATCGAGGAGGCGCTTTGCATGGGCATCAAAGGCGCAACGATGTTCACTGCAGCAGAAGGTTTTGGTCGAGAGCGAAAGCTACACTTCGTAGGATATTTTGATGTCTCCGATCAACCGATAGAGGTCTCCATGGCGGTCAGCGAGGAGGCGGCCAGCATATTTTTAGAACATTTGAAACAGGAAGGAATCGATGTCTTTTATATCAAGTCGCCTATCGAATTCGGCACAACAGGGAATCGGTAA
- a CDS encoding efflux transporter outer membrane subunit has product MRFGNENDFDMTGEFANRPDARKYIRHLPVFLSLAFLGACAVGPDFKRPVSTPPAHLMETTGETGRQSQVVTGKMETAWWTLFNDEILSELQERAQRGNFDLQLAAARLAQSRAQTGIANSAGLPHLSIGGSYARAADSANGQMALLGAPDTPYDIMQAGFNASWEIDMWGHARRTSESAAASLQASAFQREGVRVSLAAEVARTYIQLRHVQTQLDITRQNLAIAENALKLADSRVKNGIATRFESAASSAQLASTKALIPRLEEQRDALMNALALLLGEPPRTLDAMLTPTHQIPPVPSEVPIGLSSELARRRPDILQAEARLHAATAAIGAAKADFYPRISLNGSLGFQSLNLDTFGNWASRTFAVGPTLYLPIFEGGRLRGTLALSEARQQEAVIAYQKTVLHAWHEVDDALSSYSEVQRRGEQLALAFGQYRQAYQVALRRYEQGAAEYLMVLTAQRSLLASQMELADNTSRVSLAMVNLYKALGGGWAAQTDEKGGQR; this is encoded by the coding sequence ATGCGGTTTGGAAATGAAAACGACTTTGACATGACTGGAGAGTTCGCAAACCGGCCGGATGCACGAAAATACATCCGCCACTTGCCCGTGTTCCTGAGCCTTGCCTTCCTGGGCGCATGTGCCGTCGGCCCTGATTTCAAGAGGCCGGTGAGCACGCCTCCCGCGCACCTCATGGAGACCACCGGCGAAACCGGCAGGCAGAGCCAGGTAGTGACGGGGAAGATGGAGACGGCATGGTGGACGCTGTTCAACGACGAGATTCTGAGCGAACTTCAGGAGCGCGCTCAGAGAGGGAACTTCGATCTGCAGTTGGCGGCTGCGCGTCTGGCGCAAAGCCGTGCGCAGACCGGCATAGCTAATTCTGCAGGGCTTCCGCATCTCAGCATAGGCGGCTCCTATGCGCGGGCCGCAGACAGCGCTAACGGCCAAATGGCGCTACTTGGCGCTCCCGACACCCCCTACGACATTATGCAGGCGGGATTCAACGCGAGTTGGGAAATCGACATGTGGGGGCACGCCCGGAGGACCAGCGAGTCTGCCGCGGCATCGCTGCAGGCAAGCGCGTTCCAACGAGAAGGGGTGCGCGTGTCGCTTGCCGCCGAGGTAGCCCGCACCTACATCCAGTTGCGCCACGTCCAGACGCAATTGGACATTACCCGCCAAAACCTGGCCATTGCCGAGAATGCCCTGAAGCTGGCGGACAGTCGTGTAAAAAACGGCATAGCCACCCGCTTCGAGTCGGCAGCATCATCAGCACAGTTGGCGTCGACCAAGGCGCTGATCCCTCGCCTGGAGGAGCAACGTGACGCGCTGATGAATGCCCTCGCCTTGCTGCTTGGCGAACCTCCTCGTACCCTGGATGCCATGTTGACACCGACGCACCAAATCCCGCCCGTGCCAAGCGAGGTGCCAATCGGTTTATCCTCTGAACTTGCTCGCCGTCGCCCCGACATCCTCCAAGCCGAAGCACGTCTTCATGCTGCAACAGCTGCCATCGGTGCAGCCAAAGCTGACTTTTATCCGCGCATCAGCCTGAACGGCAGCCTTGGTTTCCAGTCCCTCAACCTGGATACCTTCGGCAACTGGGCATCGCGCACCTTCGCGGTGGGACCGACTCTCTACCTGCCCATCTTCGAAGGGGGGAGGCTGAGAGGCACGCTTGCCCTTAGCGAGGCCCGTCAACAGGAGGCGGTGATCGCCTATCAGAAAACGGTGCTGCATGCCTGGCACGAGGTCGACGATGCGTTGAGCTCTTATTCCGAGGTACAGCGGCGCGGCGAACAACTGGCCCTGGCCTTCGGCCAATACCGCCAGGCTTACCAAGTTGCGCTGCGTCGCTATGAGCAGGGTGCCGCCGAGTACCTGATGGTCCTGACCGCACAACGCTCGTTATTG